Below is a window of Bacillota bacterium DNA.
ATATGAATCAGAACGATATGTTCATGGTCAAATTCGGTGGCCGGAACTACCTCATGACCGAGGCTCATTCCTCAAAATATGACATGTATTTTATTTCACTTGTCCCTGAAAAGGAAATTTACGGCTTGTTGGATAAAATTATCTTTTTTGTGGGTCTTGCATTACTTATCGCGTTCTGCATGAGCTTCTTTCTCAGCTATTCTCTTACAAAAAAGAGCTTTCGTCAGATTGATAATATCCTCAAAATACTTGAAGATGCAGAAAATGGTGTGTATAAACATCACGAGTTGCCTGTTTTTCATGATGAATACGACACCATCCTTCATAATATATTGGATACCTTTATTAAAAACAGCTATCTGAATCTTCAGCTCAACGAGTCCAAACTTCGCCAAAAAGCCGCCGAGTTGACCGCCCTGCAGCTTCAAATAAATCCACATTTTCTGTTCAATACCCTGGAGACCATTAACATGGAGATACTCAAATCCACCCACACAGCTTCGCCCGCCAGCACCCTGATCGAGAATCTCTCGGATATTCTGAAATATTCGCTCGGGAGCCCTGACCACATAGTCACGTTGCGCGAGGAGATTCAATACACTAAAATATATCTGAATATACTGCGTTTCAGATACCCTCACAAATTTATGGTTTTCTGGGATTATGACGAAGACATGCTTGACATCCCAATCATGCGATTGTTGTTCCAGCCGTTGATTGAAAACAGCCTTTACCACGGAATCAAGCCCAAACAGGGCAAGGGACTTATTCGGGTACGGATTACAAAAAAGGACGGTGGTCTGTGTGTGCGGGTGACTGACAACGGGATCGGCATCCCAAAGCCGGAACTAGAACGGCTGCGCAAGGGACTGGATGAACTTCATTTTGACGAAAGGCATATTGGCCTGCAAAACACTAATAAGCGCCTTGTCCTGTCCTATGGCCCACAGTCCTCAATTAAAATCTACAGTAAATCCGGTCTTGGTACGGTCATTTCGTTCTTTATTCCAATTGAATTTAAGTTGCATACATACGGATAAACAAGTCGCGAGGGGTGTAACGGCTTTGTTTTGTCCCCTTTTTTGTCATGTGTTAACATCGCAGTCCTATGATATAACAATGCCAAACTCTAAGCAGAAAAACTTATTAAGCAAAATGGGATTAAACAAGTTAATAGGTAAAAAATTCGTTGGTAAAATTATGAAAAAGTTAGTGTAGTGACAAAATAAATTATTGCCATTACGCTCAAACCCTTAACATAACCGCATCAGGTACAGTCAAAAGAAGGAGCACAAGGAATATGTAAGAAATACAATTGTACATGTTCAAAGTGAGAAGGAGCAATATATATTAAACGGACTGAATGTACTCGGGACATTAAGGATACTTGTAGCATTTCTTTTGAATAATGACCTTATCAAAAAAGCTACACTTTTGTTTTTTGTAGATGGTGCAAGGGGTTTGCATTTTGCAATCAAGACGATTTTTGGGCGGATACCGCACAAGGTTATTCTTGACTGGTATCCATCTGGTGGATAAATGTAAGATGCAGTCGAAAAATTGCATTAAAACTATATTAAAAGTATATAAAAAATAACTAATTGAATAATTTACTTGTTTATGAAACAATGGTATTATAGTTTATGTACATTATTTACAATTACATATTACTACAAGAAGGGAGCAGAGCCATGTCTGACCAAATAAGGCAAATAGCTGCCAGAATAAAGGAATTAAGAGAAATATACGGTATTTCTCTTGAGGAACTGGCAAAGGAATTTAATATAAAAAAAGAAGAATATGAGGAATATGAGAGTGGAAAGGTAGATATTCCTGTCAGTTTTTTGTATAAAATTGCCAATAAATTTAATGTAGAACTGACAGCAATTTTAACAGGAAGCAATCCAAGGCTCCAGACTTATTGTCTTGTAAGAAAAGGCAAAGGTGTAAGCGTTGAAAGAAGGCAAGAATACAAATACCAAAGTCTTGCATATAATTTTATTAATAAAAAAGCTGAACCTTTCCTTGTAACTGTTGAACCCAAACCCGAAAATTCACCCGTAAGTTATAATTCTCATCCGGATCAGGAGTTTAACTATGTGCTTGAAGGAGAATTAATGATTTTTATCGACGGTCATGAGGTTTTGCTTAAAGAAGGGGATTCGTTGTTTTTCGATTCAAATATAAAGCATGGAATGAAGGCTCTGGGCAATAAACCGGCAAAGTTCCTAGCAATAATTGTATAATAATTGTATAAAGGAGAGATAGAATTAAATGCTGGAGAAATTCATAACAAAGGTTGACTATACTACATATGATGATTTTGTTAAGAATTTAAAGATAAACATTCCCGAAAATTTTAATTTTGCATTTGATGTGGTAGACAAAATAGCGGAAGAGACTCCTGAGAGGCTTGCAATGGTTTGGTGTGACGATAAAGGAAACGAGGCATTCTTTACTTTCAATCATATGAAAGTATATAGTAATAAAGCAGCAAACTTCTTTAAGTCGTTAGGAATTAAAAAGGGCGACCCGGTTATGCTTATTTTGAAAAGAAGGTATGAATTCTGGTTTTGCCTTCTTGGATTACATAAGATTGGTGCTGTTACAATACCTGCAACCCATTTGCTTACAGCTAAAGATATAATATATAGGAATAATGCTGCAGATATAAAAATGATTGTAGCAGTATCAGAAGAAGAAGTAATCAAACATGTTGAAGAATCTTTGGAAAAATCCCCGACGATAAAATACAAGGCACTAATTAACAGAAGCAAAGAAGGATGGTATAACCTAACAGAAGAACTAGAAAAAGCATCTGAAGAGTTTGAACGGCCTGAAGGAAAAGAATCTGCAACTAATGATGATACTTCTCTTTTGTATTTTACTTCCGGTACAACAGGTATGCCAAAAATGGTACAGCACAATTTTATATATCCTCTTGGCCATATAGTGACGGCAAAGTATTGGCAAAATGTACAGGAAAACGGATTGCATCTTACAATTGCCGATACGGGGTGGGCAAAAGCCGTATGGGGTAAAATATATGGTCAATGGATCTGTAAAAGCGCAGTTTTTGTCTATGATTATGATAAATTTATCCCGAAAAATCTTATTGATGTCATTGTAAAATACGGTGTTACAACATTATGCGCTCCCCCGACAATATACAGGTTTTTGATCAAAGAAGATCTTTCAAAATTAATGCAAGGAAAACTTAATTATTGCTGTATTGCAGGAGAGCCTTTAAATCCTGAAGTATATAACCAGTTTTTAAAAGCCACAGGGTTAAAACTTATGGAAGCTTACGGACAAACTGAATTGACTGTTGTAATAGGAACCTTTCCATGGATGGAACCTAAACCCGGTTCAATGGGTAAGCCTGCACCCGGATATGATGTAGACATAGTCGATGAGGAAGGCAACTCTTGTGAAGTAGGTGAAGAAGGACAAATAGTAATTCGTACCGATAAGATAAAACCCGTGGGAATGTTTCAAGGTTATTACCGTGACCCAGAAATGACTTTAAAAGTTTGGCATAATAATATCTATTATACAGGAGATATGGCCTGGAAAGATGAGGACGGTTACTTCTGGTTTGTGGGTCGCTCGGATGATGTAATAAAAAGTTCAGGCTACAGGATTGGTCCCTTTGAAGTTGAAAGTGCACTTCTTGAACATCCTGCAGTACTTGAATGCGCTATTACAGCGGTGCCCGACCCTATTAGAGGGCAAATAGTTAAAGCCACAGTTGTGTTGACAAAAAACTACAAACCTAGTGATGACCTTGTTGTTGAGCTTCAAGAACATGTAAAACGAGTAACTGCACCTTATAAATATCCCAGAGTTATTGAATTTGTGGAAGAACTACCTAAAACCATAAGCGGT
It encodes the following:
- a CDS encoding AMP-binding protein encodes the protein MLEKFITKVDYTTYDDFVKNLKINIPENFNFAFDVVDKIAEETPERLAMVWCDDKGNEAFFTFNHMKVYSNKAANFFKSLGIKKGDPVMLILKRRYEFWFCLLGLHKIGAVTIPATHLLTAKDIIYRNNAADIKMIVAVSEEEVIKHVEESLEKSPTIKYKALINRSKEGWYNLTEELEKASEEFERPEGKESATNDDTSLLYFTSGTTGMPKMVQHNFIYPLGHIVTAKYWQNVQENGLHLTIADTGWAKAVWGKIYGQWICKSAVFVYDYDKFIPKNLIDVIVKYGVTTLCAPPTIYRFLIKEDLSKLMQGKLNYCCIAGEPLNPEVYNQFLKATGLKLMEAYGQTELTVVIGTFPWMEPKPGSMGKPAPGYDVDIVDEEGNSCEVGEEGQIVIRTDKIKPVGMFQGYYRDPEMTLKVWHNNIYYTGDMAWKDEDGYFWFVGRSDDVIKSSGYRIGPFEVESALLEHPAVLECAITAVPDPIRGQIVKATVVLTKNYKPSDDLVVELQEHVKRVTAPYKYPRVIEFVEELPKTISGKIRRIEIRERDKS
- a CDS encoding helix-turn-helix transcriptional regulator, which produces MSDQIRQIAARIKELREIYGISLEELAKEFNIKKEEYEEYESGKVDIPVSFLYKIANKFNVELTAILTGSNPRLQTYCLVRKGKGVSVERRQEYKYQSLAYNFINKKAEPFLVTVEPKPENSPVSYNSHPDQEFNYVLEGELMIFIDGHEVLLKEGDSLFFDSNIKHGMKALGNKPAKFLAIIV
- a CDS encoding histidine kinase gives rise to the protein MMIRKYFIRKLIVYFIAMVLPIIFLGSSFFFYTVTSLKDDINLHSKNISALGERQLELLLNTSSDLNILFSNNPVLTLAMSKILNAQSLNYAESNYQNLIISILNTSSNSKRFIDSVYLYQNNYLGNYFRSGSQMTNIKDSYDTEWLDIYRTIPKDKTLWFTKRYARYYEFEQPRQIISIFHRFSNTQGVIVFNLKPDELKNNLDAIQMYKSEAIIVTNSDRIVLFNNSNAEAMKIDKEVSIDLQFTKKVNMNQNDMFMVKFGGRNYLMTEAHSSKYDMYFISLVPEKEIYGLLDKIIFFVGLALLIAFCMSFFLSYSLTKKSFRQIDNILKILEDAENGVYKHHELPVFHDEYDTILHNILDTFIKNSYLNLQLNESKLRQKAAELTALQLQINPHFLFNTLETINMEILKSTHTASPASTLIENLSDILKYSLGSPDHIVTLREEIQYTKIYLNILRFRYPHKFMVFWDYDEDMLDIPIMRLLFQPLIENSLYHGIKPKQGKGLIRVRITKKDGGLCVRVTDNGIGIPKPELERLRKGLDELHFDERHIGLQNTNKRLVLSYGPQSSIKIYSKSGLGTVISFFIPIEFKLHTYG